From a single Pseudoliparis swirei isolate HS2019 ecotype Mariana Trench chromosome 12, NWPU_hadal_v1, whole genome shotgun sequence genomic region:
- the sox7 gene encoding transcription factor SOX-7: MAALISAYSSWPESFECPPGDGDVSDGHGPHRTPVDKAPEPRIRRPMNAFMVWAKDERKRLAVQNPDLHNAELSKMLGKSWKALTPPDKRPYVEEAERLRVQHMQDYPNYKYRPRRKKQLKRICKRVDPGFLLSGLAPDQNALPDQRVLCHPPDKDDGSPNGIRSGFSSPGPVLPGVRSFRDQAGSNSSFDIYPYSLPTPPEMSPLDGMDHEHVPPSYYSTSGSSSCSSSCPDEHHQNQTHMGSPPPYHTDYTQTQIHCGATHLGHISHLSQTGGGLIPGPQLSYYSSSSFHQIHHGLHHGHLGQLSPPPETQGHLETFDQLSQAELLGEVDRNEFDQYLNSNGTGFLPEQGGSMTVTGHIQVASASAASASPSSTTESSLISVLADATAAYYNNYGIS, from the exons ATGGCCGCCCTCATCAGCGCGTACTCGTCGTGGCCAGAGTCCTTCGAGTGTCCTCCGGGAGACGGGGACGTGTCGGACGGACACGGCCCGCACAGGACCCCCGTGGACAAGGCGCCGGAGCCGCGCATCAGGCGGCCCATGAACGCGTTCATGGTGTGGGCCAAAGATGAGCGCAAGCGGCTGGCGGTTCAGAATCCAGACCTGCACAATGCCGAGCTCAGCAAAATGTTGG GCAAGTCATGGAAGGCCCTGACTCCCCCTGACAAGAGGCCCTATGTGGAGGAAGCGGAGAGGCTCCGGGTGCAGCACATGCAGGACTACCCCAACTATAAGTATCGGCCTCGCAGGAAGAAGCAGCTGAAACGCATCTGCAAGCGAGTGGACCCCGGCTTCCTGCTGAGCGGGCTGGCCCCCGATCAGAACGCCCTGCCCGACCAGCGAGTCCTCTGTCACCCCCCCGACAAAGACGACGGCAGCCCTAATGGTATCAGAAGCGGCTTCTCCAGCCCCGGCCCGGTTCTGCCCGGCGTCAGAAGCTTCAGAGACCAAGCCGGCTCCAACAGCAGCTTTGACATCTACCCCTACAGCCTGCCCACTCCCCCCGAGATGTCCCCCTTAGACGGCATGGACCATGAGCATGTACCCCCTTCTTATTATTCAACATCTGGtagctcctcctgctcttcctcctgcccAGATGAGCACCACCAGAATCAGACGCACATGGGCAGCCCCCCCCCTTACCACACCGACTACACCCAGACTCAAATCCATTGTGGGGCCACACACCTAGGTCACATCTCTCACCTGTCCCAGACTGGTGGTGGACTGATCCCCGGCCCGCAGCTGTCTTACTACAGTTCCTCATCTTTCCACCAGATCCACCACGGCCTCCACCACGGCCACCTGGGTCAGCTGTCCCCCCCGCCAGAAACACAGGGTCACCTGGAGACTTTCGACCAGCTGAGTCAGGCAGAGCTTCTGGGTGAGGTGGACCGCAATGAGTTTGACCAGTACCTGAACTCCAATGGGACCGGCTTCCTTCCCGAGCAGGGCGGCAGCATGACCGTCACAGGACACATCCAGGTGGCGTCTGCCTCTGCTGCGTCTGCGAGTCCCAGCAGCACCACAGAAAGCAGCCTCATTTCGGTCCTCGCGGACGCAACGGCGGCCTACTACAACAACTACGGCATCTCGTAA
- the tdh gene encoding L-threonine dehydrogenase: MPVIRTLSKVAKQVLLGTPGCGCQSLTVAARNINFSPRQVTSDASFHSVSFSETDHPKVLITGGLGQLGVGLAKMLRKKFGKNNVILSDIRKPPSSVSHSGPFIYSDILDYKNLREIVVNNRITWLVHYSALLSAVGEANVALARSVNITGLHNILDIAAEHGLRLFVPSTIGAFGPTSPRNPTPDLCVQRPRTIYGVSKVHAELMGEYYHHRYGLDFRCLRYPGIISADSMPGGGTTDYAVQIFHDAIKSSKFQCNLRPDTRLPMMYIDDCLRATLEVMEAPVDTLSMRTYNINAMSFNPEELTRELQKQMPELEVTYDVDDVRQAIADSWPMNFDDSNARKDWGWKHDYDLPELVQSMLDFFAAESRMARSH, from the exons ATGCCTGTCATCAGAACCCTCAGCAAGGTGGCCAAGCAAGTTCTGCTCGGCACCCCGGGGTGCGGCTGCCAGTCCCTCACCGTGGCTGCACGCAACATCAACTTCTCCCCCCGGCAGGTGACGTCTGATGCCAGCTTCCACTCCGTGTCCTTCTCAGAAACGGACCACCCCAAGGTGCTCATTACAG GTGGCCTGGGACAGCTCGGGGTGGGGCTCGCCAAAATGTTGAG AAAGAAGTTTGGGAAGAACAACGTCATTCTGTCTGACATCCGGAAACCTCCAAGCAGCGTTTCCCACAGTG gccCCTTCATCTACTCCGACATCTTGGACTACAAGAACCTGCGGGAAATTGTGGTGAACAACCGCATCACATGGCTGGTTCACTACAGCGCCCTCCTCAGCGCGGTGGGGGAGGCCAACGTGGCCCTGGCCCGCTCCGTGAACATCACCG GGCTCCACAACATCTTGGACATTGCAGCGGAGCATGGCTTGCGCCTGTTTGTCCCCAGCACCATCGGGGCCTTCGGTCCCACCTCTCCCCGCAACCCTACGCCCGATCTCTGCGTGCAGAGACCTCGCACCATCTACGGCGTCTCCAAAGTCCACGCCGAGCTGATGGGAGAG TACTACCACCACCGCTACGGCCTGGACTTCCGCTGTCTGCGTTACCCGGGAATCATCTCCGCTGACTCCATGCCAGGGGGCGGcacgacag ACTACGCTGTCCAGATTTTCCACGATGCGATCAAGAGCAGCAAGTTCCAGTGCAACTTGAGACCCGACACGCGGCTGCCCATGATGTACATCGACGACTGCTTGCGCGCCACACTGGAGGTCATGGAGGCGCCGGTCGACACGCTGAGCATGAGGACCTACAACATCAACGCCATGAGCTTCAACCCCGAGGAACTGACCCGGGAGCTCCAGAAGCAGATGCCCGAGCTGGAGGTCACGTATGACGTGGACGACGTACGGCAGGCCATCG CCGACAGTTGGCCGATGAACTTCGACGATTCCAACGCACGGAAAGACTGGGGCTGGAAGCACGACTACGACCTGCCGGAGCTCGTCCAGTCGATGCTGGACTTCTTTGCCGCGGAGTCGCGCATGGCTCGCTCTCACTGA
- the pinx1 gene encoding PIN2/TERF1-interacting telomerase inhibitor 1: MSMLAEPRKKQKWSVDPRIRTWSKDESNFGQKMMERMGWSKGKGLGRSETGPTEAIIVKRKNDRNGLGRGASQEDNWISHQDDFNELLAELNNCHGQNNSAEPPPPEEPKGFSLEEKSKTSKKRIHYMKFTKGKDLSSCSETDLNCIFGKRGSPANQQQGSSSSNSKDETQAAFTSAAFKLDAKSITNTVKSTLTMQQYFAQRMALMKKGSGPAQSAAPPMETDENSAPSDEPIIIDDDDSEELKKKKKKSKKSSVDLEVVEENSTAAPIIIIEEDEDKQQEPSGEKKKRKVVESDGAAEENCDSTSGVEQNSEVVPPPKKKKKKKKLKKALEETELLNGHVPTEDQTVESEVAHKKRKKRREELDDVVEVVEELDDVVEVVEELDDVVEVVEELVEKKLKKDKNKNKKPLRIGWN; this comes from the exons ATGTCCATGCTTGCTGAAC CCCGGAAGAAACAGAAGTGGTCTGTTGACCCAAGGATCAGAACCTGGAGTAAAGATGAGTCTAATTTCGGCCAGAAGATGATGGAGCGAATGGGCTGGTCAAAGGGCAAG GGCCTGGGCAGAAGTGAGACCGGCCCCACCGAAGCTATCATAGTTAAACGAAAAAACGACCGCAATGGTCTTGGACGAGGTGCCAGCCAAGAG GACAACTGGATCTCACACCAAGATGATTTCAACGAGCTTCTTGCTGAACTGAACAACTGCCATGGACAAAACAACAGTGCTG AACCTCCACCACCAGAAGAACCGAAGGGCTTCAGCTTGGAAGAGAAGTCCAAGACTTCCAAAAAGAGGATCCATTACATGAAGTTCACGAAAG gaaaagatctgtCCTCCTGTAGTGAAACAGACCTGAACTGCATCTTTGGGAAGAGAGGAAGTCCTGCCAATCAACAGCAG GGGAGCAGCAGCAGTAATTCTAAGGATGAGACGCAGGCGGCTTTTACTTCAGCTGCCTTTAAACTGGACGCCAAGTCCATCACCAACACTGTGAAGAGTACGCTCACGATGCAGCAGTACTTTGCACAGCGAATGGCTCTGATGAAGAAAGGCAGTGGACCGGCGCAGAGTGCAGCACCCCCAATGGAGACCGACGAAAATTCCGCTCCATCCGATGAACCCATCATCATCGACGACGACGACTCGGAAGagcttaaaaagaagaagaagaagagtaaaaAGTCATCAGTTGACCTGGAAGTGGTAGAAGAGAACAGCACCGCCGCTCCTATCATTATAATCGAGGAAGATGAGGACAAACAGCAGGAGCCTTCtggtgaaaagaagaagaggaaagtggTAGAAAGTGATGGAGCCGCAGAAGAGAACTGTGACTCCACCTCTGGTGTGGAGCAGAACTCTGAGGTTGTGCCTCCtcctaagaagaagaagaagaagaagaagcttaaaAAAGCACTTGAGGAAACTGAGCTACTAAATGGACACGTGCCAACTGAGGATCAAACTGTGGAATCTGAGGTTGCtcacaagaagaggaagaaacgcAGAGAGGAGCTGGATGAtgtagtggaggtggtggaggagctggatgatgtagtggaggtggtggaggagctggatgatgtagtggaggtggtggaggagctggTCGAAAAGAAACTCAAAAAggacaagaacaaaaacaaaaaaccgtTGAGAATAGGCTGGAATTAA